The window TGCAGTTGTGCGGGCGCGCTCACGCCTATCACCGGGTTCCCCCGCTGCGCAAGATGGGGTAAGCGATGACGGCGAGCGAGGGAGGGCATGGCCAGGGGATTGGAAGAGAAGTTTGGACTCGACGGCAAAGTCGCCGCTGTCACCGGCGGTGGCATGGGCATCGGCCGGCAGGTTTGCCTGACGCTGGCGCAAGCCGGCGCCGCGGTGGCGGTGCAGGACCTCGACGGGGCCGAGGCCGAGAAGGTGGCGAGCGAGATTCGCCGCGACGGCGGCCGGGCGCTCGCCGTGGCCGGCGACATTACCGAAACGGCAACGATCGAAAACATGCTCGGGCGCACGCGCGCTGAGCTGGGCCGGCTCGACATCCTGGTCAATAACGCCGGCATCTACCCGTTCCACAGCTTCCTCGAGCTGCCGGCCGAGCTGTGGGACAAGGTGCTCGGCACTAATCTGCGCGCGGTGTTCCTGTGCACCCAGTTGGGTGGCCGGGTGATGGCCGAGCTCGGCAACGGCGGCTGTGTCGTCAACCTCGCCTCGGTGCAGGCCTTCAAGCCGACCAACCCCGGCGTGGCGCACTACGACACCAGCAAGGCGGCGGTGGTGATGCTGACGAAAGCCGCCGCCCTGGAGCTGGCACAGCACAGGATCAGAGTGGTCGCGGTCGCCCCCGGCGTAATTGAGACGCCGGGCACCCGCCCGCTCATCGCCAGCCCGATGAGCGAGATCTTGAGCCGCGTACCGCTGGGCCGCGTGGGTCAGCCCCAGGACATTGCCGATGCGGTCCTTTTCCTCGCCAGCCCGGCCGCCGCGTTCATCACCGGCGAGACCCTGGTGGTCGACGGGGGATTTCTGCTGGTGTGAGAAATGTGATTTGTTGTGGCCGGAGCCGGCGGTGCAAGTAGCCGATCAAGCCGCCGTTGCCATGACGGCGTTGCTGAGGCAGATAGGGGCGGCGCCTAGAATAGCTCAAGCTGGAGGACCTGCCGATGGTGAAGGGATTCAAGCGCATCATGCTTCCGATCGATTTTTCGGTCCATTGCGATCAGGCGGGGCCATATGCCGCGTGGTTCGCCGAGATGTCACAGGGGACCGTGCATTTGGTGCACGTCATCGGCAACCCCGCTGATCCGCTCTACGAGCCCGAGCAGGTGCCCCACTGGACCATGGTCGAGCACGCGGAAAAGAAGGCGCAGGAGCTGATCGAGAAGGCGGCGCAGGAATGCCTGCCGGCAAACTGCCCGCGCCAGTTCCATATCCTGCACGGCGACCCCTACGAGAAGCTGATCGAGGCCGCCGCCGGCATCGAACCCGACCTGATCGTTATGTCCACTCATGGCCGCGGCGGCGTCGTCCATCTGGTCATGGGTAGCGTCGCCGAAAAGGTCGTGCGCCACGCCAGCTGCCCGGTCTTCGTCATCCATCGCGAAACCGACACACAGTGACCGGACAGGAGGCGGCAGCCATGAGCCCCATCCCGGCCATCGACATCATGAACCATCCCCCGGAAGCCCGGCGC of the Deltaproteobacteria bacterium genome contains:
- a CDS encoding universal stress protein encodes the protein MVKGFKRIMLPIDFSVHCDQAGPYAAWFAEMSQGTVHLVHVIGNPADPLYEPEQVPHWTMVEHAEKKAQELIEKAAQECLPANCPRQFHILHGDPYEKLIEAAAGIEPDLIVMSTHGRGGVVHLVMGSVAEKVVRHASCPVFVIHRETDTQ
- a CDS encoding SDR family oxidoreductase; this translates as MARGLEEKFGLDGKVAAVTGGGMGIGRQVCLTLAQAGAAVAVQDLDGAEAEKVASEIRRDGGRALAVAGDITETATIENMLGRTRAELGRLDILVNNAGIYPFHSFLELPAELWDKVLGTNLRAVFLCTQLGGRVMAELGNGGCVVNLASVQAFKPTNPGVAHYDTSKAAVVMLTKAAALELAQHRIRVVAVAPGVIETPGTRPLIASPMSEILSRVPLGRVGQPQDIADAVLFLASPAAAFITGETLVVDGGFLLV